A single window of Polyodon spathula isolate WHYD16114869_AA chromosome 2, ASM1765450v1, whole genome shotgun sequence DNA harbors:
- the LOC121330342 gene encoding SH3 domain and tetratricopeptide repeat-containing protein 1 isoform X2, translated as MLTMETKERVKNDESQKEGSFSCSAAEDIFPTAIFVKLVMMRRDSGLPDAEMQEMLREKLRILENDCREVMAVFSELSARLLSIHSDQDLIVITFKTFEEIWKFSTYHSLGFVGHCMENLLLDQAFWLHHLDEEDAWINVLIDKESLSSMYRGIMMQEGSYFARCIAEQSYDRSSSGSELTLQHNDIVIVEPLSTGSSWMAQSLVDGTRGVISKSTLEPVCSFHQWFLKTYTESIWMRSNSVQFDFPFQIAVGSCFASVYSKGSGPDELAFQTGDSIEIVGFLVSCLEWFVGKHADSGKIGLVKTRDVKPSDSAYQSTEVFINEDEKSIFKFQEECFEEDSITWLKKMSQTDIGTVYKMDKLGPLGSARMFPQEMQSMVSDQESRELKDKISISMELREPQKSTSLSEEEDAMSIKGTPEPSGPGEPRFFISNSEENPSAEEFQPLLEFLNSLEYKPEFRNLYDFSFAFLNSTFHGYSEVEELVCYLGLARETARKKKMLWAQTRVCFLLGKLCAKKCKFSQARVYFEEALSVVKEDFVDMFLLIAVNTNLAAIYLKQKNKEKCSAIFERIAALLMGIPNYICSTEMESEILKYILKKTILAQNKLAEARTCFLLAKFYTKHKENDRALPFIERLQLLTKELSIRSRTMPSDYYLTLGKLYGEKYLPHLAVSCVKHAALHSSSTLTDCLIGINFVLKNASRLYGMGRVGVVIPTQVGPYLKRALNFFCNKGEQAQCRTICLCLSQLYQHHKMFNKAICYLLNAINTESWTSSVDATDSLISLAWLHVLNYQYEKALDILNSILDTSPSRCTPLQQGAVYNMRAITLRHVKDVKQAAESLQKALYICEEQDFKHNRAVVQANFGFLCVFAKATCLAETNLVKSVKLFSELQDAAYDVSFITVLLELGQYYISQNQKEKGPFYYEWAFLIAIMANHADCQIQATQLLCHFYSAVSQNEAQCIIYSEHLLALARKTGDKKLEGEILESISQLYFSLGTERAYRSALEYTKRSLGIFIDLKKKEKEAYAWLQAGKIYHTLRQNELVDLYIQVAQDSAVSTGDHYFALELFEAAGDVFFNGSWDRDKAVLFYRDQALPLAIKTGALKIQLRLSNKLVELLLNLKAFGEAVEYAQTAMAISISFDDQLNERVSYHRLATVYHCLGQCELAEHYYLKALSLCSSPLEFDEETLYYVKVYQTLGDMLFYELKDPHDAAGYYHLALAAAMDLGNKKSQLTLCTRLATIYHNFLVNRELSLFFYQKARVFAADLNVRRINLSPDQYYQNTAKTQLKTFV; from the exons gaactGTCAGCCAGACTGCTGTCCATCCACAGTGACCAAGACCTGATTGTCATCACATTCAAAACATTTGAAGAAATATGGAAATTTTCAACATACCACTCCCTTG GTTTTGTTGGCCACTGCATGGAGAATTTGCTGCTGGACCAAGCCTTTTGGTTACACCATCTTGATGAAGAGGATGCTTGGATTAATGTCCTTATAGACAAAGAATCTTTAAGTTCAATGTATCGAGGTATCATGATGcaggaag GAAGTTACTTTGCAAGGTGCATTGCGGAACAGAGTTACGACCGCTCTTCCTCAGGCAGTGAACTGACCCTGCAGCACAATGACATAGTTATCGTTGAGCCGCTTTCCACTGGCTCCTCTTGGATGGCGCAGTCATTGGTTGATGGCACGAGGGGCGTTATTTCTAAGTCTACGCTGGAACCTGTCTGTTCATTTCATCA ATGGTTTCTTAAAACCTACACAGAAAGCATTTGGATGCGCAGCAACAGTGTGCAGTTTGATTTTCCTTTTCAGATAG CTGTGGGCTCTTGCTTTGCATCTGTTTATTCTAAAGGCAGTGGACCAGATGAGCTTGCCTTCCAAACTGGAGACTCAATTGAAATTGTGGGCTTTCTTGTTTCATGCTTGGAGTGGTTTGTGGGGAAACATGCAGATTCTGGAAAGATTGGACTGGTAAAGACAAGGGATGTGAAGCCAAGTGATTCCGCTTacca GTCAACAGAAGTATTTATAAATGAAGACGAGAAGTCAATTTTTAAATTCCAAGAAGAATGTTTTGAAGAAGACTCTATTACTTGGCTTAAGAAGATGTCACAAACGGACATTGGAACGGTCTATAAAATGG ACAAACTAGGACCACTGGGTTCTGCAAGAATGTTTCCTCAAG aaatgcAAAGCATGGTGAGTGATCAAGAAAGTAGGGAGCTGAAGGACAAAATAAGTATTTCAATGGAACTGAGGGAACCTCAGAAAAGTACATCTCTTAGTGAGGAAGAGGATGCTATGTCTATCAAGGGCACCCCTGAGCCTTCAGGACCAGGAGAGCCTCGCTTCTTCATCAGCAATTCAGAGGAAAATCCCAGCGCTGAGGAATTCCAGCCCTTACTCGAGTTCCTCAACAGCTTAGAGTACAAACCAGAATTCAGGAACCTCTACGACTTCTCCTTCGCTTTCCTCAATTCCACGTTTCACGGATACTCCGAGGTGGAGGAGCTGGTTTGTTATCTGGGCTTAGCCAGGGAGacagcaagaaagaaaaagatGCTTTGGGCTCAGACGAGAGTCTGTTTTCTCTTGGGGAAGCTGTGTGCCAAGAAATGTAAGTTCTCTCAAGCCAGAGTTTACTTTGAAGAGGCTCTGAGTGTCGTCAAAGAGGATTTCGTggatatgtttttgttaattgctGTGAACACAAACTTAGCAGCCATCTACCTGAAGCAAAAGAACAAGGAGAAATGTTCAGCCATTTTCGAGCGTATTGCTGCACTGCTAATGGGAATTCCCAACTACATTTGCAGCACAGAAATGGAGTCTGAGATCTTAAAGTACATTTTGAAGAAGACTATCTTGGCTCAGAACAAACTTGCTGAGGCAAGAACCTGCTTTCTCTTAGCAAAATTCTATACTAAACATAAGGAGAATGACCGGGCTTTACCTTTCATTGAAAGACTTCAGTTGCTTACCAAAGAGTTGTCCATACGTAGCAGGACAATGCCCAGTGACTACTACTTAACTTTAGGGAAGCTGTATGGGGAGAAATATCTTCCACACCTTGCAGTTAGCTGTGTGAAACATGCTGCTTTACATTCCAGCAGTACGCTTACTGACTGTTTAATTGGCATTAACTTTGTGTTGAAAAATGCTTCAAGGCTGTATGGTATGGGAAGAGTTGGTGTAGTGATTCCAACTCAGGTTGGACCTTACCTCAAACGAGCACTTAATTTCTTCTGTAACAAAGGAGAGCAAGCACAGTGCCGGACTATCTGCCTGTGTTTATCACAGCTGTACCAGCATCATAAGATGTTTAATAAAGCTATCTGTTACTTGCTTAATGCCATAAATACTGAGTCCTGGACTAGCTCAGTTGATGCcactgattctctgatttcccttgcatggttacatgttttaaattaccAATATGAAAAGGCTTTAGATATCTTAAACTCCATATTAGATACTTCACCTTCACGCTGTACACCTCTCCAACAAGGTGCTGTTTACAACATGCGTGCCATCACCCTCAGACACGTCAAGGACGTAAAACAGGCAGCTGAGAGTCTTCAGAAAGCTCTGTACATTTGTGAAGAGCAAGACTTCAAACATAACCGGGCTGTTGTACAGGCTAACTTTgggttcctgtgtgtgtttgccAAGGCAACATGTCTTGCGGAGACCAACCTTGTGAAGTCTGTAAAGCTTTTTTCTGAACTGCAGGATGCCGCCTATGATGTCAGTTTTATAACTGTCTTGCTTGAGCTTGGCCAGTATTACATCAGCCAAAATCAAAAAGAGAAAGGGCCGTTTTATTACGAATGGGCATTCCTCATCGCAATCATGGCAAACCATGCTGATT GCCAGATCCAAGCCACTCAGCTGCTGTGTCATTTCTACAGTGCAGTGTCCCAAAACGAGGCTCAGTGCATCATCTACAGCGAGCACCTGCTGGCCTTGGCTCGAAAGACAGGAGACAAGAAGCTGGAGGGGGAGATACTGGAAAGCATTAGCCAGCTCTACTTCAGTCTGGGGACTGAAAG agCTTACAGATCTGCTCTAGAGTATACTAAGAGAAGCCTGGGAATATTTATAGacctgaagaagaaagaaaaagaggcCTATGCTTGGCTTCAGGCAGGGAAGATCTACCACACACTGAGGCAGAATGAGCTGGTGGACCTTTACATTCAG GTTGCCCAGGACTCTGCTGTCAGCACCGGGGATCATTATTTTGCTCTGGAGCTTTTTGAAGCAGCAGGGGACGTCTTTTTCAATGGCTCCTGGGACAGAGACAAAGCAGTGCTTTTCTATAGA GACCAGGCACTTCCACTTGCCATCAAGACCGGAGCTCTGAAGATACAGCTGAGGCTCTCTAACAAGCTGGTGGAGTTACTGCTAAACCTCAAGGCCTTCGGAGAAGCTGTTGAATATGCACAGACAGCCATGGCCATCAGCATCAGCTTTG ATGACCAGCTGAATGAGCGAGTGTCCTATCACAGGCTGGCCACTGTGTATCACTGCCTTGGACAGTGTGAGCTGGCTGAACACTATTACCTGAAAGCATTGTCCCTCTGCTCTTCTCCGCTGGAATTTGATGAAGAAACTCTGTATTACGTGAAAGTGTATCAAACACTTGGGGACATGCTATTCTATGAATTAAAG GACCCCCACGATGCTGCAGGATATTATCACCTGGCTCTTGCGGCAGCTATGGACCTGGGCAACAAGAAGTCTCAGCTGACGCTTTGCACTCGACTTGCCACCATCTACCACAACTTCCTGGTCAACAGGGAGCTGTCTCTCTTCTTCTATCAGAAGGCCAGAGTCTTTGCTGCAGACCTGAATGTCCGAAGGATCAACCTGTCACCAGACCAGTATTACCAGAACACAGCCAAGACACAGCTGAAAACATTTGTCTAA